One region of Cucurbita pepo subsp. pepo cultivar mu-cu-16 chromosome LG03, ASM280686v2, whole genome shotgun sequence genomic DNA includes:
- the LOC111791815 gene encoding potassium transporter 21-like has protein sequence MEGISLRLLELVLMTIMYVWNSVFRKKYLYELVHKISSENFNQMVSTTNFRRLPGMTLFYTKLVQGIPPIIKHYVKHIPALQSVLVFVTIKSLPVSKVPADERFLFRRVEVKEINVFRCVVRYGYTDVHTEHELFEKILLERLEEFESDRRTLCRDHEG, from the exons ATGGAGGGTATCTCCCTCCGACTTTTGGAGCTTGTTTTGATGACAATAATGTATGTGTGGAATAGTGTGTTTAGAAAGAAGTACTTGTATGAGCTCGTCCACAAAATCTCTTCAGAAAATTTCAATCAAATGGTGAGTACCACCAACTTTAGAAGACTTCCTGGCATGACATTGTTCTACACTAAGCTCGTTCAAGGCATCCCTCCCATCATCAAGCATTACGTCAAGCACATCCCTGCTTTGCAGTCTGTGCTCGTCTTTGTCACCATTAAATCGCTTCCTGTTAGCAAG GTTCCAGCCGACGAACGTTTCCTCTTTCGACGAGTAGAGGTGAAGGAGATCAACGTGTTTCGTTGTGTAGTTCGATATGGATACACGGATGTACACACCGAACATGAACTATTCGAGAAGATTTTACTCGAAAGATTGGAAGAATTTGAAAGTGATCGACGGACATTGTGTAGAGATCATGAAGGATGA
- the LOC111790009 gene encoding uncharacterized protein LOC111790009 has product MKALVVVVVVVLLAVWFPVDGGAAAVKVGNVSKVEDAVNFRIYYGQSFKVIKNAIDGNSYLLIQNNSKMAGRTKYCTSRIKSYVIPLNNYSIDTHLFPVSFFELLGLVGNLKAITSERVTSECVLKQYEKGEIQIINKTETQQLAQFAAHFIADVDQPQSCNFATFLPSSEDTPLQRAEWIKFLGVFANLEARATQIYSAMKENYMCLKNIATTRKSFKPIVAWMGYSDGTWSFTKDAYKLKYIEDAGGENVDDSINKITYNVSNPDDLDAFHGILCTVEVIIDETFTLDPTVYNMSTFLELINIQDQSCLSFLSTQSIWRFDKRFLDSTTLDWLDGAMSQPQLVLADVIHILFSMPNYTTTYFRNLAKEGVRRISSEMCGRESSSALEPTIIACE; this is encoded by the exons ATGAAGGcattggtggtggtggtggtggtggtccTCTTAGCCGTCTGGTTTCCGGTTGATGGCGGCGCCGCGGCGGTGAAGGTGGGGAATGTTTCCAAGGTGGAAGATGCGGTGAACTTCAGGATTTATTATGGACAGTCGTTTAAAGTTATTAAGAACGCCATTGATGGCAACAGCTACCTTCTCAttcag aatAATTCTAAGATGGCTGGAAGAACAAAGTACTGCACTTCAAGGATCAAATCTTACGTCATTCCTTTGAATAATTACTCCATTGATACCCATCTCTTCCCAG TTTCCTTCTTCGAG CTTCTAGGGTTAGTGGGTAACTTGAAGGCCATAACGTCGGAGAGGGTGACGTCAGAGTGCGTATTGAAGCAATATGAAAAAGGGGAAATTcagattataaataaaacgGAAACCCAACAGCTGGCACAGTTTGCAGCTCACTTTATTGCTGACGTGGACCAACCACAGTCCTGCAATTTCGCCACCTTTCTTCCTTCCTCCGAGGATACGCCTTTGCAA AGAGCAGAGTGGATAAAGTTCTTGGGAGTTTTTGCAAACCTTGAAGCAAGAGCCACTCAAATTTACTCTGCG ATGAAGGAAAATTACATGTGCCTGAAGAACATAGCAACCACCAGAAAGAGTTTCAAACCCATTGTTGCTTGGATGGGTTACTCCGAT gGCACGTGGTCTTTCACAAAGGATGCTTACAAGCTTAAG TACATAGAAGATGCGGGAGGAGAGAATGTGGATGACTCTATCAACAAAATCACGTACAACGTCTCAAATCCTGACGACTTAGATGCCTTTCATGGCATTCTATGC ACGGTAGAGGTGATCATCGATGAAACGTTTACATTAGACCCAACAGTGTACAACATGTCCACGTTTCTCGAATTGATCAACATTCAAGACCAATCTTGCCTCTCGTTTCTTTCTACTCAGAGCATTTGGCGATTCGATAAACGATTTCTCGACTCCACGACTCTCG ATTGGTTGGATGGAGCAATGTCACAGCCGCAGTTGGTATTGGCAGACGTCATACACATTTTGTTCTCTATGCCCAATTACACTACCACCTATTTTAGGAACTTGGCtaag GAGGGAGTTAGACGCATTAGTTCAGAAATGTGTGGGAGGGAGAGTTCGTCTGCATTGGAGCCCACCATCATAGCGTGTGAATGA